The following are encoded in a window of Plasmodium vivax chromosome 10, whole genome shotgun sequence genomic DNA:
- a CDS encoding translationally controlled tumor protein, putative (encoded by transcript PVX_080685A) produces MKVYKDVFTNDEVCSDSYNQEDPFGIADFREIAFEVKSNKRIKGNDDYGIADNSEEAVDGMGADVEQVIDIVDSFQLTSTSLSKKEYSVYIKNYMQKILKYLEEKKPNRVEVFKTKAQPLIKHILTNFDDFEFYMGESLDMDAGLTYSYYKGEEVTPRFVYISDGLYEEKY; encoded by the coding sequence ATGAAAGTATACAAAGACGTGTTCACCAACGATGAAGTGTGTTCCGATTCGTACAATCAGGAAGACCCATTTGGAATTGCGGACTTTCGCGAAATCGCCTTTGAAGTGAAGtcaaataaaagaataaaaggAAATGACGACTATGGCATTGCCGATAATAGTGAAGAAGCAGTAGATGGAATGGGTGCCGACGTAGAACAAGTTATTGACATTGTTGACTCCTTCCAATTAACATCCACATCTTtgagcaaaaaggaatacagtgtttatataaaaaactaCATGCAAAAGATTCTCAAAtatttagaagaaaaaaaaccaaatcGTGTAGaagtttttaaaacgaaAGCTCAACCGCTCATTAAAcacattttaacaaattttgaTGACTTTGAATTTTACATGGGAGAATCACTTGACATGGATGCAGGTTTGACGTACTCATATTacaaaggtgaagaagttaCTCCACGTTTCGTTTATATATCAGATGGGTTATACGAAGAAAAGTATTAA
- a CDS encoding stearoyl-CoA desaturase (acyl-CoA desaturase, faty acid desaturase), putative (encoded by transcript PVX_080675A), producing the protein MWEAFSKSYLNIEHVGVIYITYVVFLASCYIFRKCFSDKFIHFVNISKGLLVTLISLLSLKYVDLNITLGINLLHVYNISQLCTFLESLCANKKKTNEKPATEENRVVHKYEISKENENEYRNEYELIGDTSKHLEQLAKKILNNEKSIKENEGILKEKEIIDEIEKKEREEEEYMKKKNTLDSQKKRDRSKSNSIWIYFFFSQTFYVFFYFFFWRYIHNIMIIKVYLTLQLSKSLTSLASHFYHNNTNIKLFKRINHFLSITYMIWLSLFFTKLLYTSNDNSKLLQNFSVLSILFHVYYAYMVFVNYIYTYHKQFRSSLFSFILFFHIFGVIGMIKLYYHEYGRSLFAQCIIFYLINGFGITFGAHRLWSHRAFKAGTFVQVLFLILNSFANQGSVITWSKNHRLHHKYSDTKYDPHNIRYGFFYSHVGWLLYQKTKYVKEKEKEIYVDDLLQNPLLLWQHKLDPYFNFFFCFIVPGIYTYFMYNSFWDGFFILGALRWIITLHATWSINSASHSFGHRPYNNDIKASNNIFTSIVALGEGCHNYHHVFPYCYAMNENFYILSINPTKYVIQFFYHLGLVWDLKCAQNICKEVRLKEAQKLEKKNKLLSENIKNEIMKKEDTSYVTDLMNSFTALCNDYINISTFRYITYLLRDFAIMMTILLIHVYYCYNKYGNGTLFSNMSKNFEAIESNKLISVCSFVFFHIILYALPMGTMFASLYSLVYECKRGLLFKNPFLNNFFGSIISSFILLPYTSENSRKSLLISLNEDFLKVLKGPIYFDLYSFIFTIFLGLYGLATYIFGHFYFLIFFIAPYVVFNAWLLTYIYLLNNPPFFTVDMNAKDVDISVLNYVAFQSLLEWKKNNSIYQSKKRLYKIVFFFLNFIHHHLCYTHIVEFINSKIPSYRTKEIYKQFDKTLDQYHSLRNDKFIEILKQFL; encoded by the exons ATGTGGGAGGCCTTTAGCAAAAGCTATCTGAATATCGAACATGTAGGAGTGATTTATATAACATATGTCGTTTTTTTGGCGTCCTGCTACATCTTCAGGAAATGTTTCTCCGATaagtttattcattttgtaaatatttccaAGGGACTGTTGGTTACTCTCATATCTTTATTAAGTTTGAAATACGTTGATCTGAACATCACGTTGGGGATTAACTTGCTTCATGTGTATAACATTTCGCAACTGTGTACCTTTTTAGAGTCCCTTTGCGCcaataagaaaaaaacaaatgaaaaaccAGCGACTGAGGAGAACAGAGTTGTCCACAAATACGAAATTagcaaagaaaatgaaaacgagTACAGAAATGAATACGAATTGATCGGAGATACTTCGAAACACCTGGAACAGTTagcaaagaaaattttaaataacgaaaaaagtataaaagaaaatgaagggatcttaaaggaaaaagaaattatagacgaaattgagaaaaaagaaagagaagaagaagaatatatgaaaaaaaaaaatacccttgattcgcagaaaaaaagagacagATCAAAATCAAATAGTATTTggatttacttttttttctcgcaaacattttatgtattcttctacttttttttctggagGTATATTCACAACATCATGATTATAAAGGTGTATTTGACTCTACAGCTGAGCAAAAGTCTGACTTCtttagctagccatttttatcataacaATACAAACATAAAGTTATTTAAACGAATTAACCACTTCCTGAGCATTACTTATATGATATGGCTGAGtctattttttacaaaattactGTACACCTCTAATGATAACTCAAAATTACTTCAGAATTTTTCAGTCCTTTCTATCTTATTCCACGTATATTACGCCTACATGGTCTTCgtgaattatatttatacgtaCCACAAGCAGTTCAGATCCTCCCtattttctttcattttgtttttccatatATTTGGCGTGATTGGCATGATCAAGTTGTATTACCATGAGTATGGAAGGTCCTTGTTTGCTCAG tgcataatattttacttaataAACGGGTTCGGCATAACCTTCGGAGCACACCGTCTGTGGTCCCACCGAGCATTTAAAGCGGGTACCTTCGTGCAGGTTCTCTTCCTAATTCTGAACAGCTTTGCGAACCAAGGAAGCGTAATAACGTGGTCCAAAAACCACCGCCTGCATCATAAGTACAGTGATACCAAGTACGATCCGCATAACATAAGATATGGATTCTTCTATAGCCATGTTGGATGGTTATTATATCAGAAGACAAAATatgtgaaggagaaggagaaagaaatatatgtgGATGATTTATTACAGAACCCACTTCTCCTATGGCAACATAAATTGGATCcatattttaacttttttttttgtttcattgtACCGGGAATATATAcctattttatgtataacaGTTTCTGGGACggattcttcattttgggagCGCTCAGATGGATCATCACGTTACACGCCACATGGTCGATCAACAGTGCCTCGCATTCATTTGGACATAGACCCTAcaataatgatataaaagCTTCAAACAACATTTTCACCTCCATTGTGGCGCTGGGAGAAGGATGCCACAACTACCATCATGTTTTCCCCTACTGCTATGCCATGAACGAAAATTTCTACATTCTGAGCATAAACCCAACTAAATACGTCATTCAGTTTTTTTACCACTTGGGATTGGTATGGGACTTGAAGTGTGCGCAGAATATCTGCAAGGAGGTACGCCTGAAGGAGGCGCAGAAAttggagaagaaaaacaaattattaagcgaaaatattaaaaatgaaataatgaagaaggaagacACGAGCTACGTAACAGACCTCATGAACTCGTTCACAGCACTTTGCAATGACTACATAAACATCTCCACCTTTAGGTACATCACGTATTTATTGAGAGATTTTGCAATAATGATGACCATTTTGCTGATTCACGTGTACTACTGCTATAACAAATATGGAAATGGAACTTTATTTTCAAACATGtctaaaaattttgaagcaaTAGAGAGCAACAAGCTAATTTctgtttgctcatttgtattttttcacatcatATTATATGCCCTCCCCATGGGAACCATGTTCGCAAGTCTGTATTCCTTGGTTTACGAATGCAAGAGAGgattactttttaaaaacccatttttaaataacttcTTTGGAAGTATCATTTCGTCCTTCATACTTCTACCATACACATCGGAGAATTCGAGAAAATCGTTACTAATATCGTTGAACgaagattttttaaaagtgttaaaaGGACCCATTTATTTCGATTTGTATTCATTCATATTTACCATATTTCTGGGATTGTACGGACTGGCCACCTACATATTTGGAcacttttactttttaatatttttcatagcACCCTATGTAGTTTTTAACGCGTGGTTATTAActtacatttatttgttgAATAATCCACCCTTTTTTACTGTGGACATGAATGCCAAGGACGTCGATATAAGTGTTTTAAATTACGTGGCCTTCCAATCCCTACttgagtggaaaaaaaacaattccaTTTATCAGAGCAAAAAAAGATTGTACAAAAtagttttcttcttcttaaattttatacaccATCATTTGTGCTACACACACATTGTGGAGTTCATCAATTCGAAAATTCCCAGTTACCGAACGAAGGAAATTTACAAGCAGTTTGACAAAACGTTGGACCAGTACCACTCCCTGCGCAATGACAAATTTATTGAAATTTTGAAGCAATTCTTatga
- a CDS encoding hypothetical protein, conserved (encoded by transcript PVX_080700A), which yields MNMLLSKNKKSNGEVDKIMNEHIVFTETHESIIPLENKRVAIPFCYSNYIINNSFSKILRPIDARHSDVFNTNFKGVNNVFSLRNKNKKTKNKKDMYEKKGNTKYHEPQNVDTNMFERNVEPFNLINFEGHSKVKPLQNTCSEGEMCTIYSNLQNTNTHRAIRKLEHFDYLMYNVIKNEQEKKSQLKKNIESKNNIIIVNNLYSNRTQMVDNRTLNLVQINKNIVNSERIREENNRKLQDSKCSLIENDNVMNQIKMSNGYNAKKDRKSSAKSGKEDDLLVDYENGLRKEQSLSIIDAHKKTVAGGIKGNTDQYSALGQHDIFDDIDPLINEKIKKRKKKNTGTCFFSLNNFSCHFLMTCDKT from the coding sequence atgaatatgctgttgtctaaaaataaaaagtccAATGGAGAAGTGGACAAGATAATGAATGAGCATATAGTATTTACAGAAACACATGAAAGTATAATTCCTTTAGAAAACAAGAGAGTTGCAATTCCCTTTTGTTATAGTAACTACATAATCAACAACTCCTTTTCAAAGATTCTACGCCCTATAGACGCTAGACATAGTGATGTATTCAACACAAACTTTAAAGGCGTAAACAATGTGTTCTCGTtaagaaacaaaaataaaaaaacaaaaaataaaaaagacatgtacgaaaaaaaaggaaatactaAGTATCATGAGCCTCAAAATGTTGATACAAATATGTTTGAAAGAAACGTTGAACCCTTTAATTTGATTAATTTTGAAGGTCACAGCAAGGTGAAACCTTTGCAAAATACATGTTCTGAAGGGGAAATGTGCACCATATActcaaatttacaaaatactAATACACATAGAGCAATTAGAAAATTAGAGCATTTTGATTACTTAATGTACAacgtaattaaaaatgaacaggagaaaaaatcacagctgaaaaaaaatatagaatccaaaaacaatattataattgtaaataACCTGTATTCCAATAGAACGCAAATGGTAGATAACAGAACACTTAATCTTGTTCAgattaataaaaacattGTAAATTCAGAAAGGATAcgtgaagaaaataatagaaaattgCAAGATTCTAAATGTTCACTGATAGAAAATGATAATGTAATGAACCAAATTAAAATGTCTAATGGTTATAATGCGAAAAAGGATAGAAAATCATCTGCGAAATCAGGCAAGGAAGATGATTTACTTGTTGATTATGAAAATGGGCTAAGGAAAGAACAATCTTTGTCTATAATAGATGCTCATAAAAAAACCGTAGCAGGAGGTATAAAAGGAAACACTGATCAATATAGTGCTTTAGGACAACATGACATTTTTGATGATATAGATCCTTTAATTaatgaaaagataaaaaaaaggaaaaaaaaaaatacagggACTTGCTTTTTTAGCCTAAACAATTTTTCTTGTCATTTCCTCATGACATGTGATAagacataa
- a CDS encoding hypothetical protein, conserved (encoded by transcript PVX_080680A; Apicoplast targeted protein. Curated by Stuart Ralph, Walter and Eliza Hall Institute of Medical Research, Australia.): protein MKVALLIFVILALLNCKSYGKSKMKKKGKNGKKNISLGGDFLGDITPLPNSVYNLHVDLNKNYVLSSFLLNESERINDTLFLMYKEHSNTVKELQETMDQRQKAIDQLINEMKELKIKFDS from the exons ATGAAAGTAGCTCTTCTCATATTTGTCATCCTCGCTTTGCTAAATTGTAAAAGCTATGGAAAgtcgaaaatgaaaaaaaaag gcaaaaatggaaaaaagaatatatcgTTGGGGGGCGACTTTTTGGGGGACATCACCCCTCTGCCCAATTCAGTATACAACCTACATGTTGatttgaacaaaaattaCGTACTCAGTAGCTTTCTTTTAAACGAAAGCGAACGGATAAATGACACtctatttttaatgtataaagAACACTCGAATACAGTGAAAGAACTCCAAGAAACCATGGACCAAAGACAAAAGGCGATAGATCAGTTAATTAACGAAATGAAAGAACTCAAAATTAAATTTGATTCCTAA
- a CDS encoding WD-repeat potein, putative (encoded by transcript PVX_080690A), with protein sequence MAMSFVYNFMLEHQFIESLEVFEKEYIKKFGEDINKLRKAEYENIFTQNELLRNDFLNHEKLTKEVQSSLEDANKKIQKTIKERDYYLMHHKRVLQEKETLNKEIQKQKKEIDKIQNSVNEIKTKYESVLKEKMLVVLEKEKRDTKIEGLNKYIEKLKDLLGNDKLDNSITNLSSTNEKKINTLQSAVSKQDKNDLAKVTPKREDTPWPNNESSPCEPSENEDKESPNLCVSLLKIKKYFNAHDNAVLGLAYNDKVHLLATGGDDGKWKTWSVANYELVMASQAHKKWIGDICFNKDGNVLCTSGGDSKIKLWDMIKEKCVHTFKNSTGPVWSLSFHYEGNFFASASMDQTIRIFDINSLRQRQILRGHVDSVNSVSFHPTYRTLVSASVDKTVIQKVLANASKRFSLFIAFPSKRKNISIFVFTQVSIWDMRSGLCENTFYGHHFPCNYSNFNADANWVYSCDSGGVVKIWDIRANRCFINIDAGPSSANKCPMDKHNKYLFIASEDHTIKIKEVRSGVKT encoded by the exons ATGGCCATGTCTTTCGTTTATAACTTCATGCTGGAACATCAATTTATAGAATCGCTTGAAGTCTTTGAG AAGgaatacattaaaaaatttggtgaAGACATTAACAAGTTGAGAAAAGCGGAATACGAAAACATATTTACACAGAATGAGCTTTTAAGAAATGATTTTTTGAACcatgaaaaattaacaaaagaAGTTCAAAGTTCTTTGGAGGACGCAAA caaaaaaattcaaaagaCAATAAAAGAAAGAGATTACTACTTAATGCACCATAAACGAGTTCtacaggaaaaggaaactcTAAATA aggaaatacaaaaacaaaagaaggAAATAGACAAAATTCAAAATTCtgtaaatgaaataaaaaccaAATACGaa TCTGtgcttaaagaaaaaatgttagTTGTtctggaaaaagaaaaacgggACACGAAAATCGAGGGactaaataaatatatagagaAGCTGAAAGATTTGCTAGGAAATGACAAATTAGATAATTCAATAACTAATCTTTCGTCGacaaatgagaagaaaataaatacattgcAAAGCGCTGTGTCAAAACAGGATAAAAACGATTTAGCGAAAGTaacccccaaaagggaagacaCTCCTTGGCCTAACAATGAAAGTTCTCCTTGTGAACCTagcgaaaatgaagataaagaaAGTCCAAATTTATGTGTTTCCTTAttaaagattaaaaaatattttaatgctCATGATAATGCAGTGTTAGGTCTTGCATACAACGACAAAGTTCATTTGTTAGCAACCGGAGGAGATGATGGGAAATGGAAGACATGGAGCGTAGCTAATTATGAATTAGTCATGGCTTCACAAGCtcacaaaaaatggatagGCGATATTTGCTTTAATAAGGACGGCAATGTCTTGTGTACTTCTGGTGGAgattcaaaaataaaattgtggGATATGATTAAGGAAAAATGCGTTcacacttttaaaaattcaacGGGACCCGTGTGGAGTTTGTCGTTCCATTACGAAG gaAACTTCTTCGCGTCCGCGTCCATGGATCAGACGATTAGAATATTCGACATAAACAGCTTAAGGCAAAGGCAAATTTTAAGGGGGCACGTGGACAGTGTAAATTCTGTAAGCTTCCACCCAACGTATAGAACCCTCGTTAGTGCGTCTGTTGATAAAACGGTAATTCAAAAAGTGCTGGCAAATGCTTCTAAacgtttctccctttttattgcctttccttcaaaaaggaaaaacatatCTATATTCGTCTTCACGCAGGTATCGATTTGGGATATGCGAAGTGGCCTGTGCGAAAACACCTTCTATGGACATCATTTCCCGTGCAACTATTCTAACTTCAACGCAGAT GCAAATTGGGTATATTCTTGTGACTCTGGCGGTGTTGTTAAAATTTGGGACATCCGAGCCAACAGATGTTTCATAAACATAGACGCAG GACCATCAAGTGCAAACAAATGCCCAATGGACAAGCATAACAAATACTTGTTTATAGCCTCAGAAGACCACAcgataaaaat AAAAGAAGTTCGTTCGGGCGTTAAAACATGA
- a CDS encoding hypothetical protein, conserved (encoded by transcript PVX_080670A), with amino-acid sequence MKEVTTNELSMNELARKGTPSNGAPPDPIYELGNEIEDLFDEDVENIKFNADEISSFFLKNNELENEKEESANVCSNPGEANGVGRNPERNKMESLFDPTISGPHVCCVVILSKRENVEIEFIHPEIFEPHEKEHLSKRRKKKQKKVITPFCVWHRYKGDWVEDVKFLIEERIYLFGETNTGNVLCDFYNQKLCKNYNEYNVMYSPSGNRYYLVGLNYMQDSSYKEILTIAQVPHFDFIYARLCPAVRAALGRERAAGRAAGRAAGRAASGTTGTAQHNSQHCVQTEVDTQKQYGELITFVDSFAADRPFDQMQFDDYYAHLSKDIEHISNIKVKNILSILKAVLLEKKIAISCSKKGNGCRMMLLLLSFIPDIINFGFNVKAYQDKFEEWINLKLPLILFHERYVLLLHINNLQLFNQNTNGKNYLISTSTGSDVYYYVKNSVDVLYELDHDEVILKKENLMNVLSLTKYEYNYLKGVNSIFQSLINFSSLFFETAKQSSIPGGGHTGGHSTSATTPATTPATTPATTSANVLDSRSGATGCLDGGNAIGWHPHSEVERHTRDGEVTPDWETPPHSSNHGGTHTHADGGRTPLVGEAQVDPAGETHEYIDDEDDICVLDTKSVSFQKGERKKFGQMSEAEERNQSSNTKKNIPMSDQSDRYISNLRSHFHVYFKNFFMASKENYEEGKKELREQYELNYNNAFLQLWQETENYNYFIEKDFKMNKFLKIAEQNNVPFDKQKMEDYKFVDDLLIIEKRDNIERGKNAQKDLRDVLLISLKGYVYEGTFSILKNCKEGVGKFLYNIHNITFHGEWQNDQINGSGHLLYNNKFKYFGNFKNNLFSGNGLFVDNLLNQYEGEFSNGSFNGNGKLIFNKNTYIGIFKNNNLVGKGKILHKNGLIYTGEIKNFLPHGYGFLSYNSSTVFEGYFVEGKKNGNGFLTINQGSISEECFCIEGKWSNDEPVLRRNFHIVFPNRDKYVGKIYFLPSCEEANRKGRNNLWSDHHTMCQQIHQQLFEAKQLIESQIGFATQAGGRSPVDSTKNVEEKRESTSNEIIGNVRGITWRDSAHPIRFANGADYVIHHSSVLTTASSNNCLEYQHCGGENAGSQILKCYDETPISTETEKNEQRYSLPGEDPNPDQAKAIKKKVLKEKLETFLKMKERKTLRKCFELLDNHWICNIEQKLRKNKDVVEYLKKNKVVLVPHREGLSITCDQKKKENYDGKFCLGMKQGYGISVYGDANRYEGYFHRGMKHGHGLLYEGDSIYHVHFSYDKLIEKEEISPEQVSRFKPQKEEAPSVKKRGNHFLINQSFFQYRTLLSSTVCQYL; translated from the coding sequence ATGAAAGAGGTAACCACGAACGAGTTATCCATGAACGAGTTAGCCAGGAAAGGGACGCCCTCCAATGGGGCCCCCCCCGACCCGATCTACGAACTGGGAAACGAAATAGAAGACCTTTTTGACGAAGATGTGGAGAACATCAAATTCAACGCAGATgaaatttcttcctttttcctgaaaaataacgaactcgaaaatgaaaaggaagaatcGGCAAATGTTTGTAGCAACCCGGGAGAGGCAAACGGCGTGGGGAGAAATCCCGAAcgcaacaaaatggaaagcctGTTCGACCCAACCATCAGTGGACCACACGTCTGCTGTGTAGTCATTCTGTCCAAAAGAGAAAATGTCGAAATTGAGTTTATCCACCCGGAGATATTCGAGCCGCACGAAAAAGAGCACCTAAgtaagaggaggaaaaaaaaacaaaagaaagtgataacccctttttgcgtGTGGCACAGATACAAAGGGGACTGGGTTGAGGATGTGAAGTTTTTAATTGAAGAAAGGATATATTTGTTTGGGGAAACCAACACGGGGAATGTCCTCTGCGATTTTTACAATCAAAAGTTGTGCAAAAATTACAATGAATACAATGTTATGTATTCCCCCAGTGGGAACAGGTACTACCTGGTGGGGCTGAATTATATGCAGGACAGCAGTTACAAGGAGATCCTCACCATTGCGCAGGTGCCCCACTTCGACTTCATATACGCGAGGCTTTGCCCGGCGGTGCGGGCCGCCCTGGGGCGGGAGAGAGCAGCCGGGAGAGCGGCTGGAAGAGCGGCGGGTAGGGCAGCGAGCGGAACAACCGGCACAGCGCAACACAACTCTCAGCACTGCGTGCAAACGGAAGTGGATACGCAAAAGCAGTACGGCGAGCTGATCACCTTCGTGGACAGCTTCGCGGCGGATCGCCCGTTCGATCAAATGCAGTTCGACGATTACTACGCGCATTTGTCCAAAGACATAGAACATATCAGCAacataaaagtgaaaaacatTCTGAGCATTCTCAAAGCAGTGctgttggaaaaaaaaatcgccatTTCATGTTCAAAGAAAGGAAATGGATGCAGAATGATGTTGCTCCTCCTTTCCTTCATTCCTgacataataaattttggCTTCAATGTAAAGGCTTATCAggacaaatttgaagaatggATAAACTTAAAGCTCCCtctcattttatttcacGAAAGGTAtgttctcctcctccacatAAATAACCTGCAGCTATTCAATCAAAacacaaatggaaagaaCTACTTAATATCGACCAGCACGGGGAGCGATGTGTATTATTACGTAAAGAATAGTGTGGATGTTTTGTACGAGCTGGACCATGACGAagtaattttgaaaaaggagaattTAATGAACGTTTTAAGCTTGacaaaatatgaatataattatttgaagGGTGTTAACTCCATTTTTCAATCtttgattaatttttcttctctcttttttgaGACCGCCAAGCAGAGCAGCATCCCGGGGGGGGGTCATACCGGGGGGCACTCCACCTCTGCTACTACCCCTGCTACTACCCCTGCTACTACCCCTGCTACTACCTCTGCTAATGTGCTGGACAGCCGCTCAGGTGCAACGGGCTGCCTCGACGGGGGGAATGCTATTGGGTGGCACCCGCATAGCGAAGTGGAGAGACACACACGAGATGGAGAAGTGACCCCCGATTGGGAAACGCCTCCTCATAGTAGCAACCATGGGGGCACGCACACGCATGCTGATggggggaggacccccctCGTGGGAGAAGCCCAAGTTGACCCTGCCGGAGAAACACACGAATACATTGATGACGAAGATGACATATGCGTCCTAGACACGAAATCCGTGAGCTTCCAAAAAGGCGAACGGAAGAAGTTTGGCCAAATGAGTGAAGCCGAAGAAAGGAACCAAAGCAGcaacacgaaaaaaaacataccaATGAGTGATCAATCGGATAGGTACATTTCCAACCTGAGGAGCCACTTTCATGTCTattttaagaatttttttatggcaaGCAAGGAAAACTacgaagaggggaaaaaggagctGAGAGAACAGTACGAACTGAATTATAATAATGCCTTTCTCCAATTATGGCAAGAAacagaaaattataattatttcatcGAGAAGGatttcaaaatgaacaagtttttaaaaattgcagaGCAGAATAACGTCCCATTTGacaagcaaaaaatggaggactACAAATTTGTGGACGATTTGTTAATAATCGAAAAGAGGGACAACATagagagaggaaaaaatgcgcaaaaagaTTTAAGGGATGTCCTACTAATATCATTAAAGGGGTATGTGTACGAAGGgactttttccattttaaaaaattgcaaagaaGGGGTAGGCAAATTTTTGTATAACATACACAACATAACTTTTCACGGAGAATGGCAAAACGATCAGATAAATGGGTCAGGTCATTTACTATAcaataacaaatttaaatattttgggaattttaaaaataacctGTTCAGTGGAAATGGACTCTTTGTTGATAATTTGTTAAATCAATATGAAGGGGAATTTTCAAACGGCTCATTTAACGGGAATGGAAAACTtatctttaacaaaaatacgTACATaggcatttttaaaaataataatttagtagggaaggggaaaatattgcacaaaaatggacTTATATATACgggagaaattaaaaacttccTCCCCCATGGATATGGCTTCCTATCCTACAACAGTTCGACCGTATTTGAAGGATACTTTgttgaagggaaaaaaaatggaaatggTTTTTTAACCATAAATCAGGGCTCCATTTCGGAGGAATGTTTCTGTATTGAGGGGAAGTGGAGCAATGATGAACCTGTCTTGAGGAGAAACTTCCATATCGTTTTTCCAAACAGGGATAAATACGTagggaaaatttatttcctaCCCTCTTGCGAAGAAGCCAACAGGAAGGGGCGAAACAATCTGTGGAGTGACCACCATACCATGTGTCAGCAGATTCATCAGCAGCTTTTTGAAGCCAAGCAATTGATAGAAAGTCAAATCGGTTTTGCGACCCAGGCTGGGGGACGATCCCCCGTTGACAGTACGAAGAACGTGGAGGAGAAACGGGAAAGCACTAGCAATGAAATCATCGGAAACGTTAGGGGCATCACCTGGAGAGATAGTGCACACCCCATTCGCTTTGCGAACGGCGCCGATTATGTTATCCACCACAGCAGTGTCCTTACCACGGCAAGCAGTAATAACTGCTTAGAATACCAGCattgtgggggggaaaacgcgGGAAgtcaaattttaaaatgctaCGATGAAACCCCCATTTCGACAGAAACGGAAAAGAACGAACAGAGGTATTCTCTCCCAGGTGAGGACCCCAACCCTGATCAGGCAAAAgctatcaaaaaaaaggtgctgAAGGAAAAACTCGAaactttcttaaaaatgaaggaaagaaaaacgctGAGGAAATGTTTCGAACTGTTAGACAACCACTGGATATGCAACATAGAACAAAAGctgaggaaaaataaagatgtcgttgaatatttaaaaaagaacaaagtcGTTCTCGTTCCACACAGAGAAGGACTAAGTATAACTTGtgatcagaaaaaaaaagaaaattatgatgGGAAATTTTGCTTAGGTATGAAACAGGGATATGGCATATCTGTCTATGGTGACGCAAACAGATATGAAGGTTACTTTCACAGGGGAATGAAGCATGGTCATGGCCTTTTGTACGAAGGGGATAGCATATACCATGTCCACTTTAGCTACGATAAGTTAATTGAGAAGGAGGAAATTTCACCTGAGCAAGTAAGTCGCTTTAAGccccaaaaggaagaagccccCAGTGTGAAGAAACGAGGCAatcactttttaataaaccaGTCCTTCTTTCAGTACAGGACGCTTTTGTCCTCCACCGTGTGTCAGTACCTTTGA
- a CDS encoding hypothetical protein, conserved (encoded by transcript PVX_080695A): MENEEYNATTLVEKTVDNKEKSIDNDENVKTEKIKKIHEDNSSLESSLESDSDNSEKFEKLLKNAKVVNISSFNKNEANSGKGKSFFKKLYIYAMRVVIIIK, translated from the coding sequence ATGGAAAACGAAGAATATAATGCAACAACCCTAGTAGAAAAAACAGTAGataacaaagaaaaaagcatcGATAATGACGAGAATGtgaaaactgaaaaaattaaaaaaatacacgaGGATAATTCAAGTTTAGAATCAAGTCTAGAATCTGACAGTGATAATTcagaaaaatttgaaaagttACTAAAAAATGCTAAAGTAGTTAACATTTCGAGtttcaataaaaatgaagcaaattCAGGCAAGGGAAAAtcattctttaaaaaattatacatatatgcaatgCGTGTAgtgattattattaaataa